One window of Medicago truncatula cultivar Jemalong A17 chromosome 2, MtrunA17r5.0-ANR, whole genome shotgun sequence genomic DNA carries:
- the LOC11415635 gene encoding peroxidase P7: MATFMKLFVILSIFSLLACSTNAQLVNNFYGTTCPSLQTIVRNKMTSAIKTEPRIGASILRLFFHDCFVNGCDGSILLDDTATFTGEKNAAPNKNSARGFEVIDTIKTSVEASCNATVSCADILALAARDGVFLLGGPTWVVPLGRRDARTASQSAANSQIPSPFSDLSTLTTMFSAKGLTASDLTVLSGAHTIGQGECQFFRNRIYNETNIDTNFATLRKSNCPLSGGDTNLAPLDTLTPTSFDNNYYKNLVASKGLFHSDQALFNNGSQDNLVRSYSTNGATFSRDFAVAMVKLSKISPLTGTNGEIRKNCRLVN; encoded by the exons ATGGCTACCTTTATGAAATTATTTGTTATACTCtccattttttctctcttagCTTGTTCTACAAATGCACAACTTGTTAATAACTTCTATGGTACAACCTGCCCTAGCCTTCAAACCATTGTGCGCAATAAAATGACTAGTGCTATCAAAACAGAACCTCGGATCGGGGCTTCTATACTTCGCTTGTTCTTCCATGATTGCTTTGTTAAT ggatGTGATGGATCAATCTTATTGGATGACACTGCCACCTTTACCGGTGAGAAAAATGCCGCACCTAACAAAAATTCAGCTAGGGGTTTCGAAGTGATTGACACCATTAAAACCAGTGTTGAAGCTTCTTGCAATGCCACTGTATCTTGTGCTGATATTCTAGCACTTGCAGCAAGAGATGGAGTATTTCTG cTTGGAGGACCAACATGGGTAGTACCACTTGGAAGAAGAGATGCAAGAACAGCAAGCCAAAGTGCAGCAAATAGTCAAATCCCTTCACCATTTTCTGACCTTTCCACTCTCACTACAATGTTTTCAGCCAAGGGTCTAACTGCAAGTGACCTCACAGTACTTTCTGGTGCACACACCATAGGCCAAGGAGAGTGCCAATTTTTCAGAAATCGCATATACAATGAAACCAACATTGACACAAACTTTGCAACCTTAAGGAAATCAAATTGTCCTCTTTCTGGTGGTGACACCAATTTAGCACCACTTGATACTCTCACTCCAACAAGTTTTGATAACAATTACTATAAAAACCTTGTTGCAAGCAAAGGTCTTTTCCATTCTGATCAAGCTCTTTTCAATAATGGGTCTCAAGATAATTTGGTTAGGAGTTATAGTACCAATGGTGCTACTTTTTCTAGAGACTTTGCCGTTGCTATGGTGAAACTGAGTAAAATTAGTCCTCTAACTGGGACTAATGGGGAGATTAGAAAGAATTGCAGGCTTGTGAATTGA
- the LOC11416629 gene encoding peroxidase P7 produces MATFTKLFFTLSIFHLLACSTNAQLIDNFYDQTCPCLQTIVRNTMTSAIKKEARIGASILRLFFHDCFVNGCDGSILLDDTDTFIGEKKAQPNNNSVKGFEVIDNIKNSVEASCNATVSCADILALAARDGVVLLGGPSWTVPLGRRDARTANQSAANSQIPRPSFNLTRLTTMFLAKGLTASDLTVLSGAHTIGQGECRLFRTRIYNETNIDTNFATLRKSNCSFSSDNDTNLAPLDTLTPTSFDNNYYKNLVASKGLFHSDQVLFNNGSQDNLVRSYSTNEAAFSTDFAAAMVKLSKISPLTGTNGEIRKNCRLVN; encoded by the exons ATGGCTACCTttaccaaattattttttacactcTCGATTTTTCATCTCTTAGCTTGTTCTACCAATGCACAACTTATTGATAACTTCTATGACCAAACTTGTCCTTGCCTTCAAACCATTGTGCGCAATACAATGACCAGTGCTATCAAAAAAGAAGCCCGTATTGGGGCTTCTATACTCCGCTTGTTCTTCCATGATTGTTTTGTAAAT ggatGCGATGGatcaattttattggatgataCTGACACCTTTATCGGTGAGAAAAAAGCCCAACCTAATAACAACTCAGTCAAGGGTTTCGAAGTGATTGATAACATTAAAAACAGTGTTGAAGCTTCATGCAATGCCACTGTCTCTTGTGCCGATATTCTAGCACTTGCAGCAAGAGATGGAGTAGTTCTG cTTGGAGGACCCTCATGGACAGTACCACTTGGAAGAAGAGATGCAAGAACAGCAAATCAAAGTGCAGCAAATAGCCAAATCCCTAGACCATCCTTTAACCTAACCAGACTCACTACAATGTTTTTAGCCAAGGGTCTAACTGCAAGTGATCTCACAGTACTTTCTGGTGCACACACCATAGGCCAAGGAGAGTGTCGATTGTTCAGAACTCGCATATACAATGAAACCAACATTGACACAAACTTCGCAACCTTAAGAAAATCCAACTGTTCTTTTTCTAGTGACAATGACACCAATTTAGCACCACTTGATACTCTCACTCCAACAAGTTTTGAcaacaattattataaaaaccTTGTTGCAAGCAAAGGTCTATTCCATTCTGATCAAGTCCTTTTCAATAATGGGTCTCAAGATAATTTGGTTAGGAGTTATAGTACCAATGAGGCTGCTTTTTCTACAGACTTTGCTGCTGCTATGGTGAAACTGAGTAAAATCAGTCCTCTCACTGGGACTAATGGGGAGATCAGAAAGAATTGTAGGCTTGTGAATTGA